A window from Lentimicrobium sp. L6 encodes these proteins:
- a CDS encoding PLP-dependent aspartate aminotransferase family protein gives MDTKNAGFNSKLIHSGAIHDEKMSAVSPIYQTSTFAFKDANHGAACFSGEDPGYIYTRIANPNTRELEKAVADLENGFDGIATSSGMAAVNVVYLGLLGSGDHIVSHNAVYGPSRGIMETLYPKFKVESTYVDATNVQSVRDAIQENTKVLYVETPANPTIGITDLKAMAEIAKEFNIKLVVDNTFCSPYLQKPLDLGADIVLHSMTKFINGHADIVAGMVITKTEEDYKNLRGVMVNIGCNMDPHQAWLTRRGLKTLGIRIDRAQESAQKVAEYLEAHPKVEWVKYPGLKSHPQYHLGKSQMSGPGSMISFEVKGGVKAGKVVMDSVKLALLAVSLGGVETLIQHPASMTHSKLSDEKQLAGGITKGLIRLAIGIEDVEDIIKDLDQALAAI, from the coding sequence ATGGATACTAAAAATGCAGGTTTCAATTCAAAATTGATCCATAGTGGTGCTATTCATGATGAAAAGATGAGTGCCGTAAGCCCAATTTATCAAACTTCCACATTTGCTTTTAAAGATGCAAATCATGGAGCTGCTTGTTTTTCTGGAGAAGATCCAGGTTATATATATACTCGTATTGCTAACCCTAATACTAGAGAGTTAGAAAAGGCTGTTGCAGACTTAGAAAATGGTTTCGATGGTATTGCTACTTCATCAGGGATGGCTGCCGTTAATGTGGTTTATTTAGGCCTTTTAGGATCTGGTGATCATATAGTTAGTCATAATGCTGTTTATGGACCTTCCAGAGGAATCATGGAAACTCTTTATCCTAAATTCAAGGTTGAATCAACTTATGTAGATGCAACAAATGTACAAAGCGTTAGAGATGCCATCCAAGAAAATACTAAGGTTTTATATGTTGAAACGCCAGCTAATCCAACTATTGGCATTACTGATTTGAAAGCAATGGCAGAAATTGCAAAGGAGTTTAACATCAAATTGGTTGTTGATAATACTTTTTGTTCTCCTTATTTACAAAAACCTTTAGATTTAGGTGCTGATATCGTACTTCATTCCATGACAAAGTTTATCAATGGGCACGCTGATATCGTTGCTGGTATGGTTATTACAAAAACTGAGGAGGATTATAAAAACCTTAGAGGTGTAATGGTGAATATTGGTTGTAATATGGATCCACATCAAGCTTGGTTAACTCGTCGTGGTTTAAAGACTTTAGGAATTAGAATAGATCGTGCTCAAGAAAGTGCACAAAAAGTTGCAGAATATTTAGAAGCCCATCCTAAAGTAGAATGGGTAAAATATCCTGGGCTTAAGTCTCACCCGCAATACCATTTAGGAAAAAGCCAAATGAGCGGTCCTGGCTCTATGATTTCCTTCGAAGTTAAAGGTGGTGTAAAAGCAGGTAAAGTAGTTATGGATAGTGTGAAATTAGCTCTTTTAGCTGTTTCTTTAGGCGGAGTAGAAACTCTTATTCAACATCCTGCAAGCATGACACATAGTAAACTAAGTGACGAAAAACAATTGGCTGGAGGAATTACTAAAGGATTAATTCGTTTAGCTATTGGTATTGAAGATGTAGAAGATATTATTAAAGATTTAGATCAAGCTTTAGCTGCTATTTA
- a CDS encoding NifB/NifX family molybdenum-iron cluster-binding protein, whose translation MNKKVAIPVENGNMSTHFGHAKIFALIEVEDGKIIAEQKLTPPAHEPGVLPRWLKEVGATDVITGGMGQQAIQIFLQHNINVFVGVSPKAPAELVNDLINNTLSSGGNHCSH comes from the coding sequence ATGAATAAAAAAGTTGCGATTCCAGTGGAAAATGGAAATATGAGCACTCATTTTGGTCATGCAAAAATATTTGCATTGATAGAAGTAGAAGATGGAAAAATAATTGCCGAACAAAAGTTAACGCCTCCAGCACATGAACCAGGCGTATTGCCACGATGGTTAAAAGAAGTTGGAGCAACAGATGTAATCACAGGAGGAATGGGACAGCAAGCCATTCAAATATTTCTACAACACAATATTAATGTATTTGTTGGTGTATCTCCAAAGGCACCAGCTGAATTGGTCAATGATTTGATTAATAATACTTTAAGTTCTGGTGGGAATCATTGTTCTCATTAA
- a CDS encoding FGGY-family carbohydrate kinase: MNNNYKKETFVIAIDAGTQSIRAALINLKGEVCKIEKTEIEPYTSSEPGFAEQDADYLWNKLCETTQGLMKNISIPIKNIKGISITTQRGSVVNLDRDGKPLRPAIIWLDQRKAKLDRFPTGMIKKGLLMINLYGSITHAIKDGESNWLKQNQPEIWNKTYKYLFLSGYFNYKLTGKYIDSIGSTVGYMPFNYKKQQWCKPGEFNSKMFPISSSKLAELVKPSELLGHISKQAMKETGLPEGLPVIAAAADKACEVLGSGCMTPDIACLSFGTTATVETVHPKYREVIRFFPSYPSAIPNHFNTEFMIYRGYWMINWFKNEFGYREIEKSKETGIPAERQFDEMIKDIPPGSMGLTLQPYWSPGIRIPGVEAKGAIIGFGDVHTRAHIYKAILEGLTYSLKQGARRTEKKTGVKIKKLRVSGGGSQSEIAMQMTADIFGLTVEKPHTFETSALGAAINCAVGLGLYPTFESAIEQMCHIEKTFEPNPANVEIYRRLYKKVYRKLYRRLKPLYNHIRHIIDYPKIEK; encoded by the coding sequence ATGAATAATAATTATAAAAAAGAAACATTTGTAATAGCCATTGATGCTGGTACACAATCTATTCGTGCAGCACTAATAAATTTAAAGGGTGAGGTTTGTAAAATTGAAAAAACAGAAATTGAACCATATACCTCTTCTGAACCGGGATTTGCCGAACAAGATGCTGACTATTTATGGAATAAACTTTGTGAAACCACACAAGGTTTAATGAAAAATATTTCAATTCCTATAAAAAATATTAAAGGAATCTCCATTACTACACAAAGAGGTAGCGTAGTAAATTTGGATAGGGATGGGAAACCATTACGTCCTGCAATTATCTGGCTAGATCAAAGAAAGGCCAAACTTGATAGATTCCCAACAGGAATGATAAAAAAAGGATTATTGATGATTAATCTATATGGTTCTATTACGCATGCTATTAAAGATGGGGAATCGAATTGGCTCAAACAAAATCAGCCAGAGATATGGAATAAAACATATAAATATCTTTTCTTATCAGGCTATTTTAATTATAAATTAACTGGCAAATATATTGACTCTATAGGGAGTACAGTAGGTTATATGCCATTTAATTATAAAAAACAACAATGGTGTAAGCCTGGAGAGTTTAATTCCAAAATGTTTCCCATTTCTTCGTCTAAACTTGCTGAATTAGTTAAACCTTCGGAGTTGCTAGGCCATATTAGTAAACAAGCTATGAAGGAGACAGGCCTTCCAGAAGGTCTTCCTGTCATTGCAGCCGCCGCGGATAAAGCCTGCGAAGTTTTAGGCAGTGGATGCATGACCCCTGATATTGCCTGTTTAAGTTTTGGCACTACAGCAACAGTCGAAACTGTCCACCCTAAGTATAGAGAAGTCATTCGCTTTTTCCCCTCCTATCCTTCTGCCATCCCTAACCATTTCAATACTGAATTTATGATTTACAGAGGTTATTGGATGATTAACTGGTTTAAGAATGAATTTGGATATAGAGAGATTGAGAAATCAAAAGAAACAGGAATACCAGCTGAAAGGCAATTCGACGAAATGATAAAAGACATACCACCTGGTTCCATGGGATTAACCTTACAACCTTATTGGTCACCAGGCATAAGAATCCCAGGCGTAGAAGCTAAAGGAGCCATTATTGGTTTTGGAGATGTGCATACCCGTGCGCATATTTATAAGGCCATACTTGAAGGACTCACTTACAGCCTCAAACAAGGAGCAAGAAGAACCGAGAAAAAAACAGGAGTAAAGATTAAGAAACTTAGAGTATCGGGAGGAGGTTCTCAAAGTGAAATCGCTATGCAAATGACAGCAGATATTTTTGGTCTCACAGTGGAAAAGCCACATACTTTTGAAACCTCAGCTTTAGGCGCTGCTATCAATTGTGCAGTTGGTTTGGGATTATATCCCACCTTTGAATCAGCTATTGAACAAATGTGCCATATAGAAAAAACATTT